TTCAGCCCCCACCTGCCGGGCTGGCGCGGCGCCGACCTGCCGGGCGACCTGTCCCGCGCCCTCGCGGGGCTCGGCGGTCCTGCCGGAACCCGCGCCGCCACGTCCGGATGGGCCGGCGCCGGCGGCGGGCCGGCCGCGCGCGCCGTCCCGGTGCCCTCGGTGCTCAACGACGCGGACGCCGCGGCCTGGGCCGAGGCCCGGACCGGGGCGCCGCTGCCCGCGGGGGACCGGATGGTCATGGTGGCCATCGGCACGGGCATCGGCGGGGCGCTCGTGCGGGACGGCGCCGTCGACGTCGGCGCCCACGGCATGGCGGGGGAGTACGGGCACATGAGCGTGGACCCCGGTGGCGGTGCATGCCCGTGCGGGAACACCGGCTGCTGGGAACTGGTCGTCTCGGCCGGCGCCCTGGCGGCCCGGTCCGGACACCGCTCCGCCCGGACCGCGCTGGACGGCGCGCTCGCCGGGGACCCCGCCTGCCGGTCGGCCGTGGCCGAGACGGGGCGGTGGCTCGGCCGCGGGCTGGCGACCCTCGCCGCCGTCCTGGACCCGTCGCGGATCGTGGTCGGCGGGGGCATCGCCGCCGCGGGCGAGCTGCTGCTGGAGCCCGCCCGCGCCGAGCTGGCCCGGCGGCTGCCCGGCGCCCGGCACCGCCCGGTGCCGGGCGTGACCGCGGCCCGGCTCGGCAACCGGGCCGGTTGGCTCGGCGCGGCCGGCGTGGCGCTCGAGCGGGCCGGCCGGCCGGTGTCCGGCATCGCCGCCGGGTAGTCCCCGCGGCGGTGCGGCGCTGACCCGGTTCGGCTCCGGTGAGGCTCCGGCGCGGCTCAGACCTGCGCGCCGTCGCCGTTGCCGGGTCCCTCGCGGTCCCGGTCGCGCGGCAGGGTCAGGAACAGCCCGACGGCGCCCGCCACGAACGCGCCGACGAGGACCCCCAGCACGATCCCCGGCGCGCCCGGCCACAGGATGGCGAGGAGCAGCAGGGCCGCCGGGGCGCCGGCCACGCCGACCAGGCTCAGCACGACGGCCGGGTCGCCGGAGCCGAGCGCCGGCGGCTCCGGCGGGACGAACTCGTCCGACGCGTCCAGCCCGTCCTCCAGCCCATCGTCCTGCCCGGCCTTCCCGGTGCCATCCCCGGCGGGCCGGTCGCGCGGGCCGCGGCCTCCGGGCGGGGCGCCCTGCGGGCCAGGGAAGGCCTCGGGGAACGGCCCGGGCGAGGAGGACGGGTGCGGCGGCGCCGCGCCCGCGTCGGGATCCTCCGTCCCCGTCCCGAGCGGGCCCAGGTCCGCCACGATCTCCCGCCAGCGTCGCTCGATCTCCTCCGGGTCGCCGCCGGGCGGCTCCGGGCCGTCGGCGCCGCGGTCGCGGGCCCCGGTCACGACCGGTCCGCCACGACGTCCCGGCCGGACGGCAGCGCGGCGATGAAGCGCACGGACTCCTGCTCGATGATGCCGGCGTCCCAGTCCAGGGTGGCGACGTGGCGGCTGTTGTAGAGCGGGCGGACGGTGAGCAGCCCGGGGGGCAGCCGGCGGCCGAGCACGTCCATGGAGGAGTGCGGCACCACGTGGTCCGTCGTCGAGCGGAAGGCCAGCACCGGCGTCCGGACGGCGTGCAGCCCGGCGCGGACCGCCGCCTGCAGGGCACCCACCTGCTGCACCGCGGCGACCGGGGTGCGCGGATAGGCCTGCTCGGTCACCCCGGGCCGGACGAGGTCGTCGGCGATGGGCGTCACCGAGCGGATGACGTGCTTGAGGATCCCGGCGAGCGGCGCCGCCGCGGAGGCGAAGCGCAGGCCCGGGTTGACCACCACGGTCCCGGCCACCGGCCGGTGGGCGGCGGCGTCCAGGGCGAGGGCTCCGCCCATCGACAGCCCGGCCGCGACCACCCGGTCGTGGCCCGCGAGCAGCCCGTCCACGGTGTCCCGCGCGGCGGTCCGCCACGCGGAGGCCGGGACCGCCGCCAGGTCCCGCCAGTGCGTGCCGTGGCCCGGCAGGAGCGGCACCTCCACGTCGGCCCCCGCGGCCGCGAGGGCGCGCGCCCAGCCGGCCACGGACACGGGGCCGGAGGTGAAGCCGTGGAACAGGGCGACGGCCGTCCGTCCGCGGCCGGCCGTGGCGGCCAGGGGGCCGGCGTCGGCGCCGCGGAGGGACAGCGCCCGCTGGTGGGCGTTCATGGATCCAGCGTAGCGTCCACCGCACCGGCGCCGGCCTCCCTAGACTGGGGTCCGGTCCACGTCGTCGCCCGGGAGGAAGCCCACCGTGTTCTACTGGTTCGCCAAGACCCTCGTGGTGGCGCCCGTGACCAACCTCGTGTTCCGCCCGTGGGTCAAGGGCCTGGGCAACGTCCCGGAGGACGGCGGGGCGATCCTCGCCAGCAACCACCTCTCCGTCTCGGACTCGATCTTCATGCCCGCCCAGCTGGGCCGGCAGGTCCACTTCCTGGCCAAGAAGGAGTACTTCACCGGCAAGGGCGTGAAGGGGTGGCTGACGCGCAAGTTCTTCGAGGCCACCAACCAGCTGCCCATGGACCGGGCCGGCGGCCAGGCCTCGCTCGCCTCGCTGCAGTCCGGACTGGACGTGCTGCGGGACGGCCGGCTGCTCGGCATCTACCCCGAGGGCACGCGCAGTCCCGACGGCCGGCTGTACCGGGGCAAGCTCGGCGTCGCCAAGCTGGCCCTCGCCGCGCGGGTCCCCGTGGTGCCCGTGGCGATGATCGGCACGGACAAGGTCCAGCCGATCGGCCGGACCATCCCCACCATCCGTCGCGTGGGCATGATCTTCGGCCCCCCGCTGGACTTCTCGGAGTACTACGACCGCGCGGGGGACCGGTTCGTGGAGCGCCGGGTGACGGACGAGATCATGGAGGCCATCCGCCGGTTGTCCGGCCAGGAGTACGTGGACGTCTACGCCTCCACCGTCAAGGACGCCGGTCCCGGCGGCGGGCCGCACGGTCGGCAGGGGGCGTAGGCCGCGGGCCCAGCGGCGGCCGTCCGGTGCGGGGCCGGTGGGCCCGGAGCTCGGTGCGGTGCGTCACGAACGCGCGCCGGCGCCGCCGGGTCCGTAGTCTTGGACCATGATCTCCGACTCCCTCACCGACACCCCGGCCTTCGGCTCCGCCCAGTCCAATGGCGCCGCCGACTATCCCGGCCTGGACTCGTGGCGGGACAAGCCCATCTCCCAGCAGCCCACCTGGGAGGACCCCGAGGCCTTCCGCCGCGCCACCGCGGAACTGTCCTCGGCCCCGCCGCTCGTCTTCGCGGGCGAGGTGGACGTGCTCCGCACCCAGCTCGCGGCCGCCGCCCGCGGGGAGGCCTTCCTGCTCCAGGGCGGTGACTGCGCCGAGACGTTCGCGGGCGCGACCGCCAACAAGATCAGCGCCCGCGTCAAGACCATCCTGCAGATGGCCGTCGTCCTCACGTACGGCGCCTCCCTGCCGGTGGTGAAGATGGGACGCATGGCGGGCCAGTTCGCCAAGCCCCGGTCCTCGGACATGGAGACCCGGGACGGGGTGACCCTGCCCTCCTTCCGTGGCGAGATCGTCAACGGCTACGAGTTCACGCCGGAGTCCCGCCGCCACGATCCCCAGCGGATGGTGCAGGCCTACAACACCTCGGCCGCGACCCTGAACCTCGTCCGGGCGTTCACGCAGGGCGGCTTCGCGGACCTGCGGGCCGTCCACGCGTGGAACCAGGGCTTCATGAAGAACCCGGCCTACTCCCGCTACGAGGAGATCGCCGGGGAGATCGACCGCGCGGTGCGCTTCATGGCCGCCGCGGGCGTGAACTTCGAGGCACTGCGGCGCACCGACTTCTTCACCGCCCACGAGGCCCTGCTGCTGGACTACGAGCGCCCCCTGACGCGGATCGACTCCCGCTCCGGACTGCCGTACGCCACCTCGGGGCACTTCCTGTGGATCGGCGAGCGGACCCGTGACCTGGGCGGCGCGCACGTCGAGTTCCTGTCCAAGGTGCGCAACCCGATCGGCGTCAAGCTGGGCCCGGGCACCTCGCCGCAGGACGCGCTGGCCCTCATCGACAAGCTGGACCCCGAGCGCGAGCCGGGCCGCCTGACCTTCATCACGCGCATGGGCGCCGAGCGGATCCGCGAGAAGCTGCCGCCGCTGCTGGAGGCGGTCAGGGACTCCGGGGCCAATCCGCTGTGGGTCACCGACCCGATGCACGGCAACACGGTGACGGCGGCCAACGGCTACAAGACGCGGCGCTTCGACGACGTCATGGACGAGGTCCGCGGCTTCTTCGAGGCACACCGCGCCGTGGGCACCTACCCGGGCGGCCTGCACGTGGAGATGACCGGCGACGACGTGGCGGAGTGCCTCGGCGGGTCCGACCCGATCGACGAGTCGGCCTTCGCCGACCGCTACGAGTCGCTCGTCGACCCCCGGCTGAACCACCAGCAGTCCCTCGAGATGGCGTTCCTCGTCACCGAGGCGCTGTCCCGCTCCGGCCACCGGCGCTGACCGGCGCCGGGCCGGAGGACGGCGCTCAGAGCACCAGCAGGCGGACGGTGGATCCCTCGGCGGACTCCGTGCCCGCCGCGGGGTCCTGGGTCCGCACGCGGCCCCCGCGGTCACCGAGCAGGCCACCCAGTACCCGCCGTTCCTCGACGCGGAGCCCGGCCTCCTCGAGGACGCGCCGGGCGTCGTCGGCGGCCAGGCCGGTGACGTCCGGGACCGCGACCATGACCGGTCCGCGGGACTGCAGCACGGACACGGCGGTGCCCGGGGCCACCGCGCCGGTGGCCGACTCCTGCGCGCTGATGCGCCCGGCCTCCACGTCCGCGGAGTGCTCGCTGCCGGCCACCTCGAGCCGCAGGCCGCGGGCCCGCAGGGCCTCGGCGGCCTCCCCGACCGCCAGCCCCCTCACGTCCGGCACGTCCACGGGCTCGGGTCCGGCCGAGACCACCACGGACACGCCGTGGTGGCGTCGCAGGAGCTCGCCGGCGGCCGGGTCCTGCCGGAGGACGCGGCCCCGCCCGACGGCGTCGGAGTGCTCGGTGCGTACCGCCCCGGGCGACAGCCCGGCCTCGGCCAGCGCCCGGTGTGCGGCCTCCCGGTCGAGGCCGGCGAGGTCGGGCACCCCCAGCAGCTCCGGGCCCTCGGAGACGGTGACGTGGACGGTGGTGAACCGGCGGATCTCGCTGCCCGGGGTCGGGTCGGTGGTGATGACGCTGTCCGCGGCGACGAGGTCGTGGTGCTGCCCGGCCAGGGTGTAGGCCACGCCCGAGGCGCGCAGCGTGTCCTCGGCCGTGGCCCGGCTGTGGCCCTCCACGTCCGGGACGGTGACGAGGGCGCCCGGCCCGGAGCCGAAGAACCACCCGGCCAGCACGAGCGCGGCGGACAGGATCAGCACCAGGGCGGCCCAGAGCCACATCCGCGTCCTGCTGCGCCGACCCAGGTCCTCCGTGGGCCGGCGCGCCGTGCGGGCCGCCAGCCGGCGCTGGCTCCGGGCCGAGGGCGGACGCGGCGGGGCGGCGGGCCGACGGGGGAGCAGGCCGCTGCCCTCGGCGCCGTCACCGGCGCCGGAGGCGGCTGCCACGGTTCGCGGTGCCCCCGGTGCGCCGCCGTCGGGGCCATGCCCCGGGCCGGGCCGGGAGGACAGGGCCGGCAGGACGGTGGTGTGCTGGGGCCCGCAGACCGGCAGCACCGTGGTCGCGTCCGGGCCGGTCACCGGGGCGGGGGGGCGGCGGATGACCTCCGTGGCGCCGTCCGGGGACGGGGACCCGGCCGCGCGGGCCGGTGCGATGACCTCCGTGGCGGGATGGGCGCCGCCCTCGGCGCTCTCGGGGCCGTCCCGGCGCTGGGGATCCCGGTCCTCGTCCTCGACGCCGGCCGCCTCGAGCCCCCCGGCGTCGGTCCCGTCGGCCCGACGCTCCCCGTGCCCGTCGAGGTCCCTGTCGTCGTGCCCCGCGGGCCGTCCGCGGTCCGGCGGGGCGCCCTCGCCGGCTCCGGCGGCGGGCGGCTCGTGGTCGAGCTCCTCGTCCGCCAGGACCGAGCGCAGCCGGCGGACCTCGGCCAGGAGCGCCCCGGCGTCGGCGGGACGGTCCTCCGGGTCGCTCGCGGTGCACCACAGCACGAGCCGGTCGAGGCCGTCGGCGAGGCCCGGCACCGCGCGCGAGGGCGG
This genomic window from Citricoccus sp. SGAir0253 contains:
- a CDS encoding 1-acyl-sn-glycerol-3-phosphate acyltransferase → MFYWFAKTLVVAPVTNLVFRPWVKGLGNVPEDGGAILASNHLSVSDSIFMPAQLGRQVHFLAKKEYFTGKGVKGWLTRKFFEATNQLPMDRAGGQASLASLQSGLDVLRDGRLLGIYPEGTRSPDGRLYRGKLGVAKLALAARVPVVPVAMIGTDKVQPIGRTIPTIRRVGMIFGPPLDFSEYYDRAGDRFVERRVTDEIMEAIRRLSGQEYVDVYASTVKDAGPGGGPHGRQGA
- a CDS encoding PASTA domain-containing protein yields the protein MTGTVVERRYEILSRLARGGMSTVYLALDLRLDREVALKVLYPHLAEDPGLVERFEQEAKTAARLSHPHVVNVLDQGVDERPDGDLAYLVMEYVPGYTLRTVLQRRRALSPRVALAYLEAVTDGLAAAHRAGLVHRDIKPENVLVSRDGQIKVADFGLARATTNFTGAGAALVGTVAYVSPELVSGSRADERSDVYAVGIMAYEMLTGRQPFTGASPLQVAYQHLHHEVPPPSRAVPGLADGLDRLVLWCTASDPEDRPADAGALLAEVRRLRSVLADEELDHEPPAAGAGEGAPPDRGRPAGHDDRDLDGHGERRADGTDAGGLEAAGVEDEDRDPQRRDGPESAEGGAHPATEVIAPARAAGSPSPDGATEVIRRPPAPVTGPDATTVLPVCGPQHTTVLPALSSRPGPGHGPDGGAPGAPRTVAAASGAGDGAEGSGLLPRRPAAPPRPPSARSQRRLAARTARRPTEDLGRRSRTRMWLWAALVLILSAALVLAGWFFGSGPGALVTVPDVEGHSRATAEDTLRASGVAYTLAGQHHDLVAADSVITTDPTPGSEIRRFTTVHVTVSEGPELLGVPDLAGLDREAAHRALAEAGLSPGAVRTEHSDAVGRGRVLRQDPAAGELLRRHHGVSVVVSAGPEPVDVPDVRGLAVGEAAEALRARGLRLEVAGSEHSADVEAGRISAQESATGAVAPGTAVSVLQSRGPVMVAVPDVTGLAADDARRVLEEAGLRVEERRVLGGLLGDRGGRVRTQDPAAGTESAEGSTVRLLVL
- a CDS encoding class II 3-deoxy-7-phosphoheptulonate synthase — protein: MISDSLTDTPAFGSAQSNGAADYPGLDSWRDKPISQQPTWEDPEAFRRATAELSSAPPLVFAGEVDVLRTQLAAAARGEAFLLQGGDCAETFAGATANKISARVKTILQMAVVLTYGASLPVVKMGRMAGQFAKPRSSDMETRDGVTLPSFRGEIVNGYEFTPESRRHDPQRMVQAYNTSAATLNLVRAFTQGGFADLRAVHAWNQGFMKNPAYSRYEEIAGEIDRAVRFMAAAGVNFEALRRTDFFTAHEALLLDYERPLTRIDSRSGLPYATSGHFLWIGERTRDLGGAHVEFLSKVRNPIGVKLGPGTSPQDALALIDKLDPEREPGRLTFITRMGAERIREKLPPLLEAVRDSGANPLWVTDPMHGNTVTAANGYKTRRFDDVMDEVRGFFEAHRAVGTYPGGLHVEMTGDDVAECLGGSDPIDESAFADRYESLVDPRLNHQQSLEMAFLVTEALSRSGHRR
- a CDS encoding ROK family protein gives rise to the protein MAAAVGLDVGGGAVKAGAALLLGDGRLRPEGSEATARHGLADDGPGLAALSARLAGDVSARVRSAHPGLPLAWGVAAAAWIDPASGASVFSPHLPGWRGADLPGDLSRALAGLGGPAGTRAATSGWAGAGGGPAARAVPVPSVLNDADAAAWAEARTGAPLPAGDRMVMVAIGTGIGGALVRDGAVDVGAHGMAGEYGHMSVDPGGGACPCGNTGCWELVVSAGALAARSGHRSARTALDGALAGDPACRSAVAETGRWLGRGLATLAAVLDPSRIVVGGGIAAAGELLLEPARAELARRLPGARHRPVPGVTAARLGNRAGWLGAAGVALERAGRPVSGIAAG
- a CDS encoding carboxylesterase, which translates into the protein MNAHQRALSLRGADAGPLAATAGRGRTAVALFHGFTSGPVSVAGWARALAAAGADVEVPLLPGHGTHWRDLAAVPASAWRTAARDTVDGLLAGHDRVVAAGLSMGGALALDAAAHRPVAGTVVVNPGLRFASAAAPLAGILKHVIRSVTPIADDLVRPGVTEQAYPRTPVAAVQQVGALQAAVRAGLHAVRTPVLAFRSTTDHVVPHSSMDVLGRRLPPGLLTVRPLYNSRHVATLDWDAGIIEQESVRFIAALPSGRDVVADRS